Proteins co-encoded in one Kribbella solani genomic window:
- a CDS encoding DMT family transporter, whose protein sequence is MPASRRIDLVLLIVAIIWGSSYLAAKTATAALPVLTVLFLRYAISAIALLFAVRRITRAELRFGIVLGLTQAAVLVLETYGVTHTSAANAGLIISLTLVLTPLLDRRTLPPRFYLAAATCVLAVGLLMAGNGLHRPGLGDLLMLAAAVVRAGHVALVGRLAAGLRPAPLTAVQTLVGTALFAAPAITHLPSIHATTTWLQVAYLALFCSVFAFLAQTWAVQRTSASRASLLLGTEPVWAVAIGIGLGNERLTIPAAIGAALMLAGTTWGQSIERTHRESTSKPLTPAPA, encoded by the coding sequence GTGCCCGCATCGCGCCGTATCGATCTCGTCCTGCTGATCGTCGCCATCATCTGGGGATCGAGCTATCTCGCGGCGAAAACCGCAACCGCCGCCCTGCCGGTACTCACGGTCCTCTTCCTGCGCTACGCGATCTCCGCGATCGCCCTGCTGTTCGCCGTCCGCCGTATCACCCGCGCCGAACTCCGGTTCGGGATCGTCCTCGGACTGACCCAGGCCGCGGTCCTGGTCCTCGAAACGTACGGCGTCACGCACACCAGCGCCGCGAACGCCGGCCTCATCATCAGCCTGACGCTCGTCCTCACCCCACTCCTCGATCGCCGTACGCTGCCGCCGCGCTTCTACCTCGCCGCGGCCACCTGCGTACTCGCCGTCGGGCTGCTGATGGCCGGCAACGGCCTGCACCGCCCCGGCCTCGGCGATCTGTTGATGCTCGCGGCGGCCGTCGTACGCGCGGGTCACGTCGCGCTCGTCGGCCGCCTCGCCGCCGGCCTCAGGCCCGCGCCTCTGACCGCGGTGCAGACTCTGGTCGGTACGGCACTGTTCGCCGCGCCCGCGATCACGCACCTACCGAGCATCCATGCGACGACAACCTGGCTCCAGGTGGCGTACCTCGCCTTGTTCTGCAGCGTGTTCGCGTTCTTGGCGCAGACCTGGGCCGTGCAGCGTACGTCGGCCAGCCGCGCAAGCCTGCTCCTCGGCACCGAACCGGTCTGGGCAGTTGCCATCGGCATCGGCCTCGGCAATGAACGGTTGACCATCCCGGCCGCGATCGGCGCCGCCCTCATGCTGGCCGGCACCACCTGGGGCCAATCCATCGAACGAACCCACCGGGAGTCGACGTCCAAACCACTGACACCTGCACCCGCTTGA
- a CDS encoding carbohydrate ABC transporter permease, producing MHHGKYRFIVSLLAVPLAVYAVFVVSPYVQAFPIAFTNWEGLSASYQYIGFGNFVTLFHDSVFWVALRHNLFLLVSLPVIIVTLSLFFSAALNYQGGVPGARIYKVVYFFPGVLSIAIIGVLWQFVFEPRNGLLNGFLRAIGLDGLARLWLGDGKTALGSIMAVVVWGGVGFYVVLFTAAMAAIPRELYEAATLDGAGAVQSFRRVTLPLIWNTVQTALAFQVIGALDLFALVKILSVGPGGPDDATQVISLYMYTNAFTYGKFGYASAIGVTLFLINMILTLLTFRLTRRERVEY from the coding sequence ATGCACCACGGGAAGTACCGGTTCATCGTCAGCCTGCTGGCGGTACCGCTGGCCGTGTACGCGGTGTTCGTGGTCTCTCCGTACGTGCAGGCGTTCCCGATCGCGTTCACGAACTGGGAAGGGCTTTCGGCGAGCTATCAGTACATCGGCTTCGGGAACTTCGTCACGCTGTTCCACGACTCGGTGTTCTGGGTGGCGCTGCGGCACAACCTGTTCCTGCTGGTTTCGCTGCCGGTCATCATCGTCACGCTGTCCCTGTTCTTCTCCGCCGCGCTGAACTACCAGGGCGGCGTACCGGGGGCGCGGATCTACAAGGTCGTGTACTTCTTCCCGGGCGTCCTGTCGATCGCGATCATCGGCGTGCTGTGGCAGTTCGTCTTCGAGCCGCGGAACGGGCTGCTGAACGGGTTCCTGCGGGCGATCGGGCTGGACGGGCTGGCCCGGTTGTGGCTCGGCGACGGCAAGACCGCGCTCGGGTCGATCATGGCCGTGGTGGTTTGGGGCGGCGTCGGGTTCTACGTCGTGCTGTTCACGGCCGCGATGGCGGCGATCCCGCGTGAACTGTACGAGGCGGCGACGCTCGACGGGGCCGGCGCGGTGCAGTCGTTCCGGCGGGTGACGCTGCCGCTGATCTGGAACACGGTGCAGACCGCGCTCGCGTTCCAGGTGATCGGCGCGCTGGACCTGTTCGCGCTGGTCAAGATCCTGTCCGTCGGTCCCGGCGGGCCGGACGACGCGACCCAGGTGATCTCGCTGTACATGTACACGAACGCGTTCACGTACGGAAAATTCGGGTACGCGTCCGCGATCGGCGTCACCTTGTTCCTGATCAACATGATCCTGACCCTGCTCACGTTCCGGCTGACCCGGCGCGAGCGGGTCGAGTACTGA
- a CDS encoding TIGR03084 family metal-binding protein, which translates to MRLDDVLADLFAESAELDQLVGGLAADEWATPTPAEGWTIAHQIAHLAWTDEAARLSASDPAGFKESLRVAAASPETYVDDGAAETAALPPDQLLTYWREARAEVAEALKQVPAGEKVLWYGPPMSPTSMATARLMETWAHGQDVFDALGVRREPSGRLRHVAHLAVRTRDFAYLLNNRTPPRDEFFVELIGPDGVVWTWGPEGAAQRVSGPAVDFCLLATQRRHRDDVAVRGEGAEAEEWLGIIQAFAGLPGKGRRPGQFA; encoded by the coding sequence GTGCGGCTGGATGACGTGCTGGCGGATCTGTTCGCCGAGAGTGCCGAGTTGGACCAGCTGGTCGGTGGGCTGGCGGCCGACGAGTGGGCGACGCCGACGCCGGCCGAGGGGTGGACGATCGCGCATCAGATCGCGCACCTGGCCTGGACCGACGAGGCGGCGCGGTTGTCGGCGAGTGATCCGGCGGGGTTCAAGGAGTCGCTGCGGGTCGCGGCGGCGAGCCCGGAGACGTACGTCGACGATGGTGCTGCCGAGACTGCCGCGTTGCCGCCCGATCAGCTGCTCACGTACTGGCGGGAGGCCCGGGCCGAGGTCGCGGAGGCGCTGAAGCAGGTGCCGGCCGGGGAGAAGGTGCTCTGGTACGGGCCGCCGATGAGCCCGACGTCGATGGCGACCGCGCGGTTGATGGAGACGTGGGCGCACGGGCAGGACGTGTTCGATGCGCTCGGCGTACGGCGCGAACCGAGTGGGCGGTTGCGGCACGTCGCGCATCTCGCGGTGCGTACGCGGGACTTCGCGTACTTACTCAACAACCGCACTCCGCCGCGCGATGAGTTCTTCGTCGAGCTCATCGGGCCGGATGGTGTCGTGTGGACGTGGGGTCCGGAGGGTGCCGCGCAGCGGGTGAGCGGACCGGCGGTGGACTTCTGCTTGCTGGCGACGCAGCGGCGGCACCGGGATGACGTGGCGGTGCGGGGGGAAGGTGCTGAGGCGGAGGAGTGGCTGGGGATCATCCAGGCATTCGCCGGACTACCGGGAAAGGGCCGCCGCCCGGGACAGTTCGCATGA
- a CDS encoding LysR family transcriptional regulator — protein sequence MDERQLRVLREVGELGSVTAAADALFVTPSAISQQLRLLQRSIPVPLTERDGRRVVLTAAGQALASAAADVELALARARHAVDEFIDQPNGSVSIAAFHSAAAAFFPLLLKAGAGLRLHDEDVPQDEFPALTREYDIVLAHRLDHAVGWPRTVAVAQLLREPLDVAVPIDHPLASKRMLTPRDVAHEPWITVHDGFPLMATIEAIGAAANHRLDLVHRVNEFTVVTELVAAGAGLALIPRWTARRHPAVALRPLRGVHTRRHIDALHRPEHTPRQALRTTLTHLHQAATTIRTTPH from the coding sequence ATGGACGAACGGCAGCTTCGCGTACTCCGGGAAGTCGGCGAGCTCGGCAGCGTGACCGCGGCGGCCGACGCGCTCTTCGTCACCCCGTCGGCGATCTCACAACAGTTGCGACTGCTGCAACGGTCGATCCCGGTGCCGCTGACCGAACGCGACGGGCGCCGGGTCGTACTCACCGCCGCCGGCCAGGCGCTCGCGAGTGCCGCCGCGGACGTCGAGCTGGCGCTGGCGCGGGCGCGGCATGCGGTGGACGAATTCATTGACCAGCCCAACGGTTCGGTGTCGATCGCGGCGTTCCACAGTGCGGCGGCCGCGTTCTTTCCGTTGCTGCTGAAGGCGGGGGCCGGGCTCCGGTTGCATGACGAAGACGTGCCGCAGGACGAGTTCCCGGCGCTCACCCGCGAGTACGACATCGTGCTGGCGCACCGCCTCGACCACGCCGTCGGTTGGCCGCGTACGGTCGCGGTCGCCCAACTGCTGCGCGAACCGCTCGACGTCGCGGTACCCATCGACCATCCGTTGGCCTCGAAGCGGATGCTGACGCCACGGGACGTCGCGCACGAACCGTGGATCACCGTGCACGACGGGTTCCCGCTGATGGCAACCATCGAGGCGATCGGCGCGGCCGCGAACCACCGGCTCGACCTGGTCCACCGCGTCAACGAATTCACCGTCGTCACCGAACTCGTCGCCGCCGGCGCCGGCCTCGCCCTGATCCCCCGCTGGACCGCCCGCCGCCACCCCGCCGTCGCCCTCCGCCCCCTCCGCGGCGTCCACACCCGCCGCCACATCGACGCCCTCCACCGCCCCGAACACACCCCCCGCCAAGCCCTCCGAACCACCCTCACCCACCTCCACCAAGCCGCCACCACCATCCGAACCACACCCCACTGA
- a CDS encoding N-acetylglucosamine kinase, translating into MNRIAIDGGQSALRLRVAASARTGTGPGYTHGPDALMRMLDAIRVAAAEVELQGPVDVVALGLTGYPQAPGVAERFAGQVGELLDADEVRLTQDMVTAHAGALPAGYGVVVAAGTGLVCLAVDRDGTWRKLDGHGYLFGDAGSAFAIGRAGLVAVQRARDGRGPVTKLADTAIDPVLLYRSSTLVDDVARFAPEVLRCAAEGDPVAHDVLVRAAGDIAETIGAAVAQLAGEGPVPVACVGGLFAGAGEQLLTPVRAALPARARLIPAAGNSLDGAERLATGPTGTYADLIVTYRR; encoded by the coding sequence ATGAACCGCATTGCTATCGATGGTGGGCAGTCCGCGCTTCGGCTTCGGGTGGCGGCTTCGGCGCGAACGGGAACCGGGCCGGGGTACACGCATGGGCCGGACGCGCTGATGCGGATGCTGGACGCGATTCGGGTCGCGGCGGCCGAGGTTGAGTTGCAGGGGCCGGTGGACGTGGTCGCCTTGGGTCTCACCGGTTATCCACAGGCTCCGGGAGTTGCGGAGCGGTTCGCGGGGCAGGTTGGTGAACTGCTGGACGCGGACGAGGTGCGGCTGACGCAGGACATGGTGACCGCGCATGCCGGCGCGTTGCCCGCGGGGTACGGCGTGGTGGTTGCCGCAGGCACCGGTTTGGTGTGTCTCGCGGTCGACCGGGACGGGACCTGGCGGAAGCTGGACGGGCACGGGTACCTGTTCGGTGATGCCGGGAGCGCGTTCGCGATCGGCCGGGCCGGACTGGTGGCCGTGCAGCGGGCGCGGGACGGACGTGGACCGGTCACCAAACTGGCCGACACCGCGATCGACCCGGTGCTGCTCTACCGCTCGTCGACGTTGGTGGACGACGTGGCCCGCTTCGCCCCGGAAGTACTGCGTTGTGCCGCGGAAGGTGATCCGGTCGCGCACGATGTGCTCGTACGCGCCGCTGGTGACATCGCCGAGACGATCGGCGCGGCGGTCGCGCAGCTCGCGGGTGAAGGACCGGTGCCGGTCGCGTGTGTCGGCGGACTGTTCGCCGGAGCGGGCGAGCAACTACTGACACCGGTCCGCGCGGCCCTGCCCGCCCGCGCCCGGCTCATCCCGGCGGCCGGTAACTCGCTCGACGGTGCCGAACGGCTCGCCACCGGTCCGACCGGGACGTACGCGGATCTGATCGTGACCTACCGTCGATGA
- a CDS encoding polysaccharide deacetylase family protein produces the protein MAVERRTVLRSALLAIGTGTVAACSNDNQAKNAPPDAASQPTTAPASTRPAAKRPAGPRPAPPTEATEIGHGPRTVPKVALTFHGNGDPALGTELLDLVEKAGAKVSVLAVGTWLVAHPEMATRVLKGGHDLGNHTMHHKPMRKLGAADARREIGDCAAVLRRATNSQGRWFRASGTQQTTPLIRSSAAAAGYAACVSYDVDGLDWQDPPAATVVKAVLDGVHPGSIVSLHLGHQVTVKALPQILSGLSAKHLTPVTLSELLQ, from the coding sequence ATGGCTGTGGAACGACGAACCGTACTGAGGTCTGCCCTGCTGGCGATAGGTACGGGAACGGTGGCTGCCTGCTCGAACGACAACCAGGCGAAGAACGCCCCGCCGGACGCCGCGTCCCAGCCGACGACCGCACCGGCCTCGACCCGGCCGGCCGCGAAGAGGCCTGCCGGACCGCGACCCGCGCCGCCGACCGAAGCCACCGAGATCGGCCACGGGCCGCGTACTGTCCCCAAGGTCGCGCTGACCTTTCATGGCAACGGCGATCCGGCGCTCGGGACCGAACTGCTCGATCTGGTCGAGAAGGCCGGCGCCAAGGTCAGCGTCCTCGCGGTCGGTACCTGGCTGGTCGCGCATCCAGAGATGGCCACCCGGGTCCTGAAAGGCGGCCACGACCTCGGCAACCACACCATGCACCACAAGCCGATGCGGAAGCTCGGCGCGGCCGACGCGCGGCGCGAGATCGGCGACTGCGCGGCGGTTCTGCGCCGCGCCACGAACAGCCAAGGACGTTGGTTCCGCGCCTCGGGTACGCAGCAGACGACACCACTGATTCGCTCATCGGCCGCCGCCGCGGGCTACGCTGCGTGTGTGTCCTATGACGTCGACGGTCTCGACTGGCAGGACCCACCTGCCGCGACCGTGGTGAAGGCCGTCCTGGACGGGGTCCATCCGGGTTCGATCGTCAGCCTGCACCTCGGCCACCAAGTGACGGTCAAGGCACTGCCACAGATCCTGTCCGGTCTGTCGGCCAAACACCTGACCCCCGTCACCTTGAGCGAACTACTGCAATGA
- a CDS encoding GntR family transcriptional regulator, with translation MHGSLPGKAAEIRALLLSLIDTLPEGAALPPERELAARWNVARMTLRRAVDELVIEELLVRRHGSGTYTTRPKVARWLGMIGFSEDIRRRGMRPGSTMLEFRHQKAERAAARRLRIPVGDAIISFTRLRLADNHPMVVERTTLPAAYVPGLQADDLNGSLYDLLTTRYGIEVVSGTSRLEPVMPDAKTAGWLDIPTTQPCLAVHGISFDSRDRVFEYTSAVYRGDRYAFTTELRTTTPSPRANAKGL, from the coding sequence ATGCATGGTTCGCTGCCGGGGAAGGCCGCCGAGATCCGGGCGCTGCTGCTGAGTCTGATCGACACGCTGCCGGAGGGTGCGGCGCTGCCACCCGAGCGGGAGCTGGCCGCCCGCTGGAACGTCGCGCGGATGACGCTGCGGCGGGCGGTGGACGAGCTGGTGATCGAGGAACTGCTGGTCCGCCGGCACGGCAGCGGGACGTACACGACCCGGCCGAAGGTCGCGCGCTGGCTGGGCATGATCGGGTTCTCCGAGGACATCCGCCGGCGCGGGATGCGGCCGGGCAGCACGATGCTGGAGTTCCGGCACCAGAAGGCCGAGCGGGCGGCGGCGCGGCGGCTGCGCATCCCCGTCGGCGACGCGATCATCTCGTTCACCCGGCTGCGGCTCGCGGACAACCATCCGATGGTGGTGGAGCGTACGACGCTGCCGGCCGCGTACGTCCCCGGTCTGCAGGCCGACGACCTGAACGGCTCGTTGTACGACCTGCTCACCACCCGGTACGGGATCGAGGTCGTGAGTGGAACGTCGCGCCTCGAACCGGTGATGCCCGACGCGAAGACGGCCGGCTGGCTCGACATTCCGACCACGCAGCCGTGCCTCGCGGTACACGGCATCAGCTTCGACAGCCGCGATCGCGTCTTCGAGTACACGTCGGCCGTCTATCGCGGTGACCGGTACGCCTTCACCACCGAGCTGCGGACGACCACGCCCAGCCCACGCGCGAACGCCAAGGGGCTGTAG
- a CDS encoding N-acetylmannosamine-6-phosphate 2-epimerase: MRALAPGTLVVSCQAGPENPLYGPAGMALMAQAAAAGGAGAIRANGPDDIAAIRAVTDLPIIGIHKLGDPAGVFITPTYEAAAGAVAAGADLVALDATLRPRPDGRPLAGQIDRIHAELGVPVMADVDTLDAGLAARDAGADLVATTLSGYTNGRPPAGPDVELVRQLAAKLDCPIVAEGRIRTPADVRRVCDAGAYAVVVGHAITNPMDLTARLAGAMPLP; encoded by the coding sequence ATGAGAGCGCTCGCTCCGGGCACCCTGGTGGTGTCCTGTCAGGCAGGTCCCGAGAATCCCCTGTACGGCCCGGCCGGGATGGCGCTGATGGCCCAGGCCGCCGCGGCAGGCGGGGCCGGCGCGATCCGGGCGAACGGACCGGACGACATCGCGGCGATCCGCGCGGTCACCGACCTGCCGATCATCGGCATCCACAAACTCGGCGATCCGGCCGGCGTGTTCATCACCCCGACGTACGAGGCCGCCGCCGGTGCCGTCGCCGCCGGAGCCGACCTGGTCGCGCTCGACGCGACCTTGCGACCGCGCCCGGACGGCCGCCCGTTGGCCGGTCAGATCGACCGCATCCACGCCGAGCTCGGCGTACCGGTGATGGCCGACGTGGACACCCTGGACGCCGGTCTGGCGGCCCGGGACGCGGGCGCCGACCTGGTCGCGACGACCCTGTCGGGCTATACCAATGGCCGTCCGCCGGCCGGACCTGACGTCGAACTGGTCCGGCAACTCGCGGCGAAGCTGGACTGCCCGATCGTTGCCGAAGGCAGGATTCGGACCCCCGCGGACGTCCGCAGGGTGTGCGATGCGGGCGCGTACGCGGTGGTGGTCGGGCACGCGATCACCAACCCGATGGACCTGACCGCCCGGCTGGCTGGCGCGATGCCGCTGCCGTAG
- a CDS encoding YncE family protein has protein sequence MKRLVALGALVALTASACSGSGHPATSSAPPSPTTAPREETKPAAERAPTLLPGMPRPLSPTDVWAADRPGQFAKAVRGVPLRIYVPNSGSNTVTEIDPRTYKVIRTFRTGREPQHVVPSWDLKTLWVNNDLGNSLTPINPVTGLPGRSIAVHDPYNLYFTPDGKHAVVMASNDKQLVFRDPHTMAVQKTVPVPCAGVNHADFAADGKSFLVSCEFSGQLLLVDTAAEKVLQVLKLPGMAGMHAPMPQDVKLSPDGRFYYVADMMSNGIWVVSTHPPVAIQDFIPTGKGAHGLYVTRNSRDLIITNRGEGSVSLFDFATRKVVKKIKIPGGGSPDMGGVSPDGNVLWVSGRYNSVVYAIRLSTGKLLARIPVGRGPHGLAVFPQPGRYSLGHTGVFR, from the coding sequence ATGAAACGACTGGTCGCTCTGGGCGCGCTGGTGGCACTGACCGCGAGCGCGTGCTCCGGCAGCGGCCACCCGGCCACCTCCTCGGCCCCGCCTTCGCCAACAACCGCGCCACGCGAAGAGACGAAACCGGCGGCCGAGCGCGCGCCTACTCTGCTGCCCGGGATGCCGCGACCGCTGTCGCCGACCGACGTCTGGGCCGCGGACCGGCCAGGGCAGTTCGCCAAGGCCGTCCGCGGCGTGCCGCTGCGCATCTACGTACCGAACAGCGGCAGCAACACCGTCACCGAAATCGATCCGCGTACGTACAAGGTGATCCGCACGTTCCGTACCGGGCGGGAGCCGCAGCACGTCGTACCGTCCTGGGACTTGAAGACGCTGTGGGTGAACAACGATCTCGGCAACAGCCTGACTCCGATCAACCCGGTCACCGGGCTGCCGGGCCGTTCGATCGCGGTGCACGATCCGTACAACCTGTACTTCACGCCGGACGGCAAGCACGCGGTCGTGATGGCGTCGAACGACAAGCAGCTGGTGTTCCGCGATCCGCACACGATGGCCGTACAGAAGACCGTGCCGGTGCCGTGTGCCGGCGTGAACCACGCGGACTTCGCGGCCGATGGCAAGTCGTTCCTGGTGTCGTGTGAGTTCTCCGGACAGCTGCTGCTCGTCGACACGGCCGCGGAGAAAGTACTGCAGGTGCTGAAGCTGCCGGGGATGGCCGGGATGCACGCGCCGATGCCGCAGGACGTCAAGCTGTCGCCGGACGGGCGGTTCTACTACGTCGCGGACATGATGAGCAACGGGATCTGGGTGGTGTCGACGCATCCGCCGGTCGCGATCCAGGACTTCATCCCGACCGGCAAGGGCGCGCACGGGCTGTACGTCACGCGCAACTCGCGCGACCTGATCATCACCAACCGGGGCGAAGGCTCGGTCTCGCTGTTCGACTTCGCCACCCGCAAGGTGGTGAAGAAGATCAAGATCCCCGGCGGCGGCAGTCCGGACATGGGCGGGGTGTCACCGGACGGCAATGTGCTGTGGGTGTCCGGTCGGTACAACTCGGTCGTGTACGCGATCCGGTTGAGTACCGGCAAGCTGCTGGCTCGCATCCCGGTCGGCAGAGGCCCGCACGGTCTGGCCGTCTTCCCCCAGCCCGGCCGGTACTCGCTCGGCCACACCGGGGTCTTCCGCTGA
- a CDS encoding carbohydrate ABC transporter permease encodes MVRGRVLGGVSQGFLLVWGAMVVFPLLWAVLSSFKSDQDIFTSPWSLPTRWRWDNFSRAWNESHIGTYFFNSVIVVLGGVVLTLLLSSAVAYVLARFEFPGSRPLYYVFVAGMVFPGFLALVPLFFVVQNLGLLNTYLGLILVYAAHGMSFSVFFLTAFFRTQSKELAEAGLVDGCSHWGVLFRIMLPLARPGLVSIGIFQFLGMWNEYLLPLVLNTDEKRYLVTQGLASIAVTQGYHSDFSGLFAGLTISIIPVLAVYLGFHRQISAGMTAGALK; translated from the coding sequence ATGGTTCGCGGCCGGGTGCTGGGTGGCGTGTCGCAGGGGTTCCTGCTGGTGTGGGGCGCGATGGTCGTGTTCCCGCTGCTGTGGGCGGTGCTCAGCTCGTTCAAGTCCGACCAGGACATCTTCACCAGCCCGTGGAGCCTGCCGACCCGGTGGCGCTGGGACAACTTCTCGCGGGCCTGGAACGAGTCACACATCGGTACGTACTTCTTCAACAGCGTGATCGTCGTACTCGGTGGCGTCGTACTGACCCTGCTGCTGTCGTCGGCGGTCGCGTACGTGCTGGCGCGGTTCGAGTTCCCGGGTTCGCGGCCGCTGTACTACGTGTTCGTCGCGGGGATGGTGTTTCCCGGGTTCCTGGCCCTGGTGCCGCTGTTCTTCGTGGTCCAGAACCTGGGGCTGCTGAACACGTACCTCGGACTGATCCTGGTGTACGCGGCGCACGGGATGTCGTTCTCGGTGTTCTTCCTGACGGCCTTCTTCCGGACGCAGTCGAAGGAACTGGCTGAGGCGGGACTTGTGGACGGGTGTTCTCATTGGGGTGTGCTCTTTCGCATCATGCTGCCGCTGGCCAGACCCGGTCTGGTCAGCATCGGCATTTTCCAGTTCCTCGGCATGTGGAACGAATACCTGCTGCCGCTGGTGCTCAACACCGACGAGAAGCGGTACCTGGTCACCCAGGGCCTGGCCAGCATCGCGGTCACTCAGGGCTACCACAGCGACTTCTCCGGGCTGTTCGCCGGACTCACCATCTCGATAATTCCGGTCCTGGCCGTATATCTTGGATTCCATCGCCAGATCAGCGCCGGCATGACCGCGGGAGCCCTCAAATGA
- the ngcE gene encoding N-acetylglucosamine/diacetylchitobiose ABC transporter substrate-binding protein gives MIEVDRRTLLRAALAGSAVATLAACAKPVQDKTAAAGTGTSVDGSKPLEFFNFDGGYGKEWTTMPLDLYRKEFPKADVKLTSGQQLQQQLQPRFIQGNPPDLIENVGLDGATLAAQKQVMDLGPLLDLDAYDEPGKKVRDTLLPGVAEAGRYDGVKYEMPYVFGVGGIWYSKPLLDKHGWTYPKHWDEMLALCAEIKKTGIAPWTYQGKFPGYLTNPMLMTAYKAAGPDLKKKVDNLEPNAWRDPALIAAAEGYQELAAKGYLLEGSQALSHTQSQTYWAQGKAVFIPCGGWLENELGAIAPKDLGMTMVPVPGLSAADKAPFETVTGGPGGALIVPAKAKNPQGGMELLRIILSKQCMQNFTKVTKSLTVVKGASDGVELSSANKSMQAVIEAAGTNMFADWQFRLWYKKLLDNSDKAMAALMNREVTPDEWSKQMQKYADDTAKDPSIKKFHA, from the coding sequence ATGATCGAGGTCGACCGTCGTACCCTGCTCCGCGCCGCGCTGGCCGGCTCCGCCGTCGCCACCCTCGCCGCCTGCGCGAAGCCGGTCCAGGACAAGACCGCGGCCGCCGGGACCGGGACCTCGGTGGACGGCAGCAAGCCGCTGGAGTTCTTCAACTTCGACGGCGGCTACGGCAAGGAATGGACCACGATGCCGCTGGACCTCTACCGCAAGGAGTTCCCCAAGGCGGACGTGAAGCTGACCAGCGGGCAGCAGCTCCAGCAGCAGCTGCAGCCACGCTTCATCCAGGGCAACCCGCCCGACCTGATCGAGAACGTCGGCCTCGACGGCGCTACGCTCGCCGCGCAGAAGCAGGTCATGGACCTCGGCCCGCTGCTCGACCTGGACGCGTACGACGAACCCGGCAAGAAGGTCCGCGACACGCTGCTCCCGGGCGTCGCCGAAGCCGGGCGGTACGACGGCGTGAAGTACGAGATGCCGTACGTGTTCGGCGTCGGCGGGATCTGGTACAGCAAACCGCTGCTGGACAAGCACGGTTGGACGTACCCGAAGCACTGGGACGAAATGCTCGCGCTCTGCGCGGAGATCAAGAAGACCGGCATCGCGCCGTGGACGTACCAGGGCAAGTTCCCCGGGTACCTGACCAACCCGATGCTGATGACCGCGTACAAGGCCGCCGGGCCGGATCTGAAGAAGAAGGTCGACAACCTCGAACCGAACGCGTGGCGTGATCCGGCCCTGATCGCGGCCGCCGAGGGGTACCAGGAGCTGGCCGCGAAGGGCTACCTGCTGGAGGGCTCGCAAGCGCTCTCACACACGCAGTCGCAGACGTACTGGGCGCAGGGCAAGGCCGTCTTCATCCCGTGCGGCGGCTGGCTGGAGAACGAGCTCGGCGCGATCGCCCCGAAGGACCTGGGCATGACGATGGTCCCGGTGCCGGGTCTGTCGGCGGCGGACAAGGCACCATTTGAGACCGTCACCGGCGGACCGGGCGGCGCGCTGATCGTGCCGGCGAAGGCGAAGAACCCGCAGGGTGGGATGGAACTGCTGCGGATCATCCTGTCCAAGCAGTGCATGCAGAACTTCACCAAGGTGACCAAGTCACTGACCGTGGTCAAAGGCGCCAGCGACGGCGTCGAACTGTCGTCGGCGAACAAGTCCATGCAGGCAGTGATCGAGGCAGCCGGTACGAACATGTTCGCGGACTGGCAGTTCCGGCTCTGGTACAAGAAGCTGCTGGACAACTCGGACAAGGCGATGGCCGCGCTGATGAACCGCGAGGTCACGCCGGACGAGTGGAGCAAGCAGATGCAGAAGTACGCCGACGACACCGCCAAGGACCCGTCGATCAAGAAGTTCCACGCCTGA